TGCGGATCGTGAGAAAGTAACTGTTCCGTTGGATGTGTTTTATGAGCTGACGCCTAAGGTGGATCTGAGTTTTGGCGCTACGTATTCTGTTACAGATGTAGATGCCACGCTGTTGAATCCTAATGGCGATTACACTCAAGAGTCCTTCTTTTATAATTTTGGTGCACGTGGTAATTTGTTGCCGAAGTTGACGGGCTCGTTTAAGGTGGGCTATCGCACCAAAGATACGGACCGTGCGGGGGCGGATGAGGATGGCATGCTCGGATTGAATGCTAGCTTAGTTTGGGCGATGACTCCTAAGTTAACTACAACCTTGGGCTTGTCGCGTGATTTTGGTGTTGGTGGAGAAGGAGGCGCGACTGAGGTCTCTAAGATTAATTTAAGCAGCAGTTATTCCATTAATAGTTATTTTGCGGCCAGTGCTAGCCTAGGATATGCATTGCGGGATTATACCGATTCAAACCAAGAGGATGATCAATACAATGCGGGTCTGCGTCTGTCATATTCGCCCAATCAATATTGGAGCTTTAGCACTGGCTATACTTACTCGGAGAATAGCTCTAATCGCGTGGGCTCTAGTTATGAAGACCATACATTGGATCTGACTGCGACCCTTCGTTACTAATAAATTGAAACCCTTTTCCCTTTTATGGGTCAAAATGCCTCTTGCAGAGGCATTTTTTACTTTATGAAGCAGTTATATTTATTCATCACGCTTAGTTTTTGCTTTATCAGTGCACTTGCGACTGCACAAGACTCCAGTGGTGGGGACGGTGGGGGGGGGAATCGCTCGTCATATGATTCCGGAGCCTCTTCCTCAGCCGGCAGGTCAGGGGTTGGCATAGTGGTTGGTGAGAACTATGTGCTCAAGCCTTCGGACGTCATTTCTGTGTCTGTATATCAGGAGTCGGATCTAGATAAAAGTGTGCGGATCGAGGGGGATGGTTCTGTGGCTCTAGCTTTAATTGGTAAAGTTAAGCTTGCTGGAATGACGGTCGCGGAAGCTCAGTCGCTGGTTACTGATTTGTACAATCGAGACTATCTTGTCGATCCACAGGTGTCGCTTCTGGTTGTGGAGTTTTCACCTAAAATTGTTCATATTTTAGGCTCTGTGAATGGGCCTGGCCAGGTCGCAATCCCTCCGGACCGTGATTTGACTCTCACGGAGGCCATTGCAGCGGTCGGTGGAGTGAGTCGTATTGGAAACCCTAAATCAATCACAATTAAACGTATCGATGAAGATGGTCGTGCGCGCCAAATGGAAGTGAATTTCACTCGGATCATACAGGATCCAAATGCCAAAGATATCATCCTTCAAGAAGGGGATACTATCTGGGTTCCAGAGCGAATTATCTAACACTTTAGATTATAAATATGAAGAACGATTATGTAAGAGGGGGCGCTGACCCCAACTCCGGTGGTTATGGCTATGGTTACGGCGGTGGCTATGGCTATGGCGGTGGTTACGGCTACGGTGGTGGATACGGTGGCGGCTACAGTGAGGGGGGCAGTGGTGGGCCACAGCGCTCTTTCCGGGATTACTTTCTGATGTTTCGTGAGCGTGTCTGGTATTTGATCGTTGCGTTTTTTATCATTTTTTCCGGTTCGATTCTGTATACATTCAATAAAACCAAGATATACACCGCTGTGGCGCAGGTGCAGATGTTTCGTGATGATGCCTCTGCGCTTGGAGCAGGGGTGGAGATGGAGCAAAATCAAATCCATGGTGCGGAGGATTTAAACACGCAGCTCAGCGTGTTTCAGAGTTCTTCCATTATTAAGGGGGTCGAGCAGCGTTTGCAGGATGAAATGCGTGAGCGCTTTATGGCGCCTTATACGGATGCATTGAGTTTGAGTGGTCCTTTGACTCCTCTTGAAATTTTGGGACGTAACCGCAAAGTGATGCCACAGCGTGCGAGCTTGATGATTAATGTCGCCTATTCGCATCCTGATCCAATTGTGGCGGCTGAAGTCGCCAACCTTTTTGCCAAGGAGTTTATCGATTATAATTTGAAATTGAATATCGATGGTTCGATGAAGGCCGTTGAGGATCTTCGCGTGCGTGCCGACCAACAGAAGGAGCGTGTTGAAGAACTCGAGCTTAAGTTGGCCGAGTATCGTGAGAAGAACAATGCAGTGTCTCTTCAGAGTGATGAAAATATTGCTGGGGCGCAGTTAACGCGTTTGAACGAAATTAAGCTGACGAACAAGAATGTGTACGATCAATTGGAGACCAAGTGGAATCTGATTGAGAATTACCGTCGTGAAGGTAAAAATTTGTGGGAATTATCCTTTATTTCGGAGCAGCCACGGGTGTCTAGCCTACTCGAGCAAATTTCGGGGAATCGAATTAGTATTTCCTCTTTGAGCAAGCGCTATCGTGAGAAGCACCCTGCGATGATTCAGCTCCTGCAAAGTATGCAAGAGGCGGAGTCCGAACTTGTAGGTGCCGTTCAAAACTCTGTGGATAAAATCTACGCATCCTATGTAGAAGCCAGAAGTAACTTTGAAATGGCGAGCCAGCGTCTTGCAGAAAAAGAGCGTGAGCTGATTGAATTGAGCAAAACACGTGTGGAGTATAATTCTTTGCTTCGTGACCTGGAAGTGCAGCAGAATTTCTTTCAGGCGCTCAATTCGCGTATGACGACTGAGAAAGCGCAGGTTAATTTAAAGAATCCGAATGCGCGTATTATTGACGAGGCCTTTCCACCGTCTGAAGACAATCCCTCGTCACCTAATGTGACGATGAATCTAGCTGCAGGTTTTTTTGGCGGGATCGCTGTTGGGGTGGGACTAATCTTTGCAGTGGCCTTCTTGGATGATCGTGTGAAGAGTGCATTTGATATCGAAGGCACGATTGGCCTGCCAATGTTGGGAATTGTGCCACGTATTAAAAAATTGGATAGCAATACCAAGGCGCAAGCGGTGGCTTCCAACGTGGACCGACATGTCACTGAAACTTTCCGCTCGATTCATTCTGCACTCAAGTTGAATGAGGAGAGTAAGAATGCTAAGATTATCCTAACCACCAGTACGGTTCCTAGTGAAGGGAAGTCGTTCGTGAGCTCGAACTTGTCACTGACGTTTGCGAATCATGGTGAAAAAACTTTGCTGCTGGATGCTGACTTGCGTCTGCCGAATGTGGCACGTTCGCTTCAATTGGAGAATGATTTCGGTCTATTGGATCATATTGAGAAAGGGGTCGCCTTGGATGAGGTGATCATTAAGGAGGTCTATCCTAACTTGGACGTATTGCCTACGGGGGGTAAGTCCAAGAATCCGACTCAAGTGCTGAATAGTGCTAAGTTTGAAGCAATGTTTGCAGACCTGCGTGATCGTTATGATCGAATTGTGGTGGACTCGCCTCCACTGGCTGCGGTGAGTGACGCATTGAATCTATTGCCCTTGGTGGATGGAATTCTTTACGTGATTAAATTCAACACTGTGAAGCGGAAGACTGCTGTGGTGAATGTGCGCCGTTTGTGGGAGTCAAATACGCCTGTCTTTGGAGCCATCTTGAACAACATTACCAGTTCGCTTTCGAGCTACTATTATTCGAATTACTCGGATAAGGCCTATCAGGATTATTACATCCACCAGGAAGAAGAGCTTGAGGAAGAATTGGCGGGCACAGTTGAGCCTGAGTCCGAATTCGGACCGAAAGCATAGTTCCATTTTATCAGAGTTGTAACAAATACCCCGAAGCCATTCGGGGTATTTTTATGCCCGATGAAGGTGAATGCTTGCTCGGCTGGGATCGGGGACGTTGAAAGCTTGGACAGGTAATCAGAAGGCGGGTGTCCGCACTCAAGGGCATTGTCAGATCAGATATCTGCCTTCTGAACTAATACCCAACATCGAATTTTGAGTGATGCGCGTTCGCGTTCGCTCTGCCGCAGGATCGATTGTATAGGGTGATACGCTAGATGCCGCTTTGAAGCTTATTGAGTAGCGTTGTTTTATTTGCCTAAGACTAAAAAGACCGCGACTGCGAGGGCGATTCGGTACCAGGCGAAGAGGGCGAGGCCGTGTTTACTGAGGTAGGTGACTAGCCATTTAACGGCTAAAGCTGAAGAGATGAATGCAACGAGGCATCCTAGCAATACCGGACCTGTGTCGAGCGCAGCGATCATGTTGGCGCCGTCACTGACTACTTTGTAGCCTGAGGCTGCCGTGAGAGTGATGAGTCCTAATAGAAAGCTAAATTCTGCAGCATGCTTGGGGGAGAGTCCAGCTAAGTAGCCGCCTACGATTGTTGCCATCGAGCGACTGGTGCCGGGCCACATGGCGAGGCATTGGAAGAGCCCGATCATGATTGACTGGCGGATGGTGAGCTGGTGGATGTCGGGTCCGTCGTTGGACTGGATGGCGCCTTTCTGGCCATGATGACGCCATTTTTCGACGATGAGCATAACGATTGCGCCGACGATGAGTGCTCCGGCAACGGCTCTAACGTTGTCCCCGAGTGTGGCTTCAATCCAGTCGTTGAGTAGCAGTCCGATGACAGCCGCAGGTATGAAGGCACAGATTAGGTTTAGGGCGAGCTTACGACCTTGTGGGTCTTTGCCTAGACAGCCTAATAGGATTTTCAGAATTGTTTGCCAGTATAGTATGACGACTGCCGCGATGGCGCCCGCTTGTATGACGATTACGTAGGCGTATGCGGCCTCTCCTATGGTGTAGGGGCGCGGAGCGATCGATTCATCGTCTTGCACCATGATGAAATCGCCATTTTTATTACGTATGGGGGTGTCTGAGTCTAATCCTAGTATTGCATTGGTTAGGATCAGGTGACCTGTGGATGAAATGGGGAGGTATTCGGTAATCCCCTCAACAATGCCTAGAATAATGGCATCGCTGTAGCTTAAGCTAGCTGGATCGGGGCTTTCGTCGTGAGTGCTAGTTTGAGGGACCGTTTGAGCGGCAGTGAGCCAGTTGGAAGCGAGAACTAGGCAAAGAATGAGTTGGCAGATTCGGAAAGTCATGAGTCTTGAGACATAGTGGAAAAGAGTGCTATGGGAAGTCGCAAAAAAGTTAATTTTTAGCTGCACGCTGTATGTGTCGTGTGCTTTAGGCTTGTGCAGACGCTTGGAAAGCTTTGCTTGTAAAAAATCTATATGATGGAAATTGAAGAACTCACGAATTCTCTGCGTGCGGGGCGAGACCTAAGCACTGGCGAAGCGCAGCATTCGGCGTCCTTGTTGGCTTCGTCTGCTGTTGGGCTGTCCGCTAAAGAAAATTTTCTTGTTGCACTGGCTGAGAAGGGCGAGACGGCGGTGGAGGTGGCTGCATTTGCGGCGGCTTTCCGGGAGCTGGCGGTGAATCCGCAAGTGGAGGCATGGTCTGCGGGAGCGATTGATGTCTGTGGCACTGGAGGTGATGGTTCGAATACATTTAATATTTCAACTGCTGTTTCTTTTATTGTGGCAGCAGCCGGTGTGCCTGTTTTTAAGCATGGCAACCGTTCGATTACATCAAAGTGCGGCAGTGCTGATTTGATTGAAGCACTTGGAATACGTCTGGATGCGCCACATGAGGTCATTCGGCGTTCTCTGGATGAATTGAATTTTTGTTTCTTCTTTGCGCCGGCGTTCCATCCTGCCTTTAAGGAAATTATGCCCGTTCGTCAGGCATTGGCTGCGGCGGGCCGACGTTCTATTTTTAATTTGTTAGGCCCCTTAATCAACCCGGGGCGTCCTGCGTATCAATTGATGGGAGTGTATGCGGATCGTTGGGTAGAGCCCATCGCAGATGCATTGGGTGCGATCGGCTTGAAGGCGGGCTTAGTGGCGCATTGCACGCCTGAACCAGGTCTTGCGCTGGATGAACTGAGCTGTGTGGGGCGTAATCATGTGGCCGGTTTTGGGCGGCTGGAGGCGCGACGCGGGGTGTTGTCGCCGGAGGAGGCTGGTTTGACGGAGTGTGATTTGGATTCTTTGCGCGGCGGCGATGTGGAGGCTAATATTCAAACTTTGCATGCGCTCTTCAGTGGGGAGGCGGATGCCGTCCCCTTGGGATTGTTGCACAGTGTATTACTGAATGCGGGTGCTGCACTTTGGCTTGCTGAAAAGGCAGAAGACCTAGCGACTGGAGTTGATCTGGCGCGTGAAGTGGTTGAGTCGGGGCGAGCGGCTGCATGGCTGAAGCAGGCTCAATCCTTTTACTCCACTTTCTAAATTAACTATACTATGACTCAATATTTCGGAACCGACGGAATTCGCGGGCGATTTGGGGACCCGATCATGTGTCCTGATTTTGCTTATCGTTTGGGCTGTGCGCTTGGCGATTATTTAAAGCAGTCTCGGGCGGGGCGGCAGCATTATGTCGTGATTGGACGAGATACACGTTTCAGTGGAACTGCTCTTTGTGATGCTTTAGCGGCTGGTCTTAATCAGCATCAAGTTTATGTGCGTGATGCGGGAGTGGTTCCGACGCCTGCTGTGGCGAAGGCAGTCTTAGATAATCAAGCGGATCTTGGGATTGCCGTGACGGCATCGCATAACCCTGCGTGTGATAATGGCATTAAGTTGTTTGATCATCAGGCGTGTAAATTGGATGATGTGCAAGAATTACAGATTGAGTCCTTGTTTGACGATCAAGCTGCGTCGCCGGCTCACATGCCTCCGCCGGAAACCACACCTTTGGATGCTGCGAGTCATTATGTAAATTATTTGCAATCGCTGATGGAGCCGGAGTGTCTGAGTGATTGGCGCGTCGTGTTGGATTTGGCAAATGGAGCGACTGTGGCCACAACGCCCGCAGTCTTTCAGCGATGGGGGGCGCATTTGCATTTAATCGGGAATCAGCCAGATGGCCTTAATATTAATGATGGGGTGGGAAGTGAATGTCCTGCTCAACTGGCTCGGGCAGTTCTCGCAGCAGCTGCTAATATTGGTATTGCGCACGATGGAGATGGTGACCGTTTGGTCGTGTGTGACGAGACTGGAACGATCGTAGATGGTGATATACTGCTCGCTATTTTAGGGCGTGATGCGATGAAAGCGGGGATGCTTAAGTCGGGCACGCTGGTGGCAACGATTCACAGTAATTTGGGTTTGGATTGCGCGCTGCGAGAGTCCGGCGGGCGCGTCGAGCGTGTGGGCGTGGGGGATCGCAATGTGGCGAGTCGCATGCGAGAGCTGGGGGCCAACCTTGGTGGTGAGTCGTCGGGACATATTATTTTCTCTGATTTCGCGACGACTGGAGATGGGCTTTTGGCTGCGATTAAGGTCGTCGAATTAATGCGTCGAACTGGCAAGACCTTGTCAGAATTGCGTCAAGAGGTGATCCTTTTTCCGCAATGTACGCAAAATTTACGGGTTGCTGAAAAGACTCCATTGGAGGAGCTAAGCGGGCTGCAGGCTGCGATTCGAGAAGTGGAGGCCAGTCTGGGCGAAGACGGACGAGTCCTTGTCCGTTATTCTGGGACGGAGCCAAAATTACGCTTGTTGGTGGAGGGACGCTCCGAAACTGAGGTCGCTGATGCGTTAAAAAGCATTGAAATTGCCGCGCGAGAGGGGCTCTGCGTAATTGATAGTTGACCCTTTACGCCTTAGCACACGTAAATATACCCTTTATACATCATGGAAGAAGTTGCCCTTAAAGATCTCGATACTCGTCTACAAAAGCAGATTGAAAATGCACGTAAAGCGGTTGATAAGAACCCTAGTTACGCCGTCGATATTTTGATCAATATTGTGAGCCGAAATGTGGCCTGCCTAGAGGCTCGTAAGATTTTGCGTCAAGCACAACAGCGAGCGACTAAGGGGAAGACAAAGGGCTTCGGGGGACTGTTATCCAAGGTGACTAGTATTCCTTTTTCAATGGGGAGTGAGTCGAAGATTAAGAAAGATCCTCAAAAGGCAATCGATGCTGCTGAGCAGATTTTGAATTCGAATCCTGACAATGTTACGGGGCATAAGATCTTAGGGGCGGCGGCTGAGGCGCTTGAACTTTATTCGACTGCGGTATTTGCATATGAATCGGTGAGAAAGCTGGAGCCAAATAATTTGGAAAACATTAAGGCTTTAATGTCTGTTCATATTAAAACAGGCAATAGTGAGGAAGCGATTCGGATAGGTGAGGCGGCTTATCGGGCGAATCCATCTGACGATGAAGTGCAGACGCTGATTAAGAAAGCTTCGGTCGAGCAGACTATGGAGAAAGGGAAGTGGGAGGAAGATAAGAGCTTCCGCGATAAGCTTAAGGATGGCGATGAGTCGCAGAAGTTGGAGCAAGCGAGTCGTGCCAAGACGGGGGATGCTGCGCTACTTTCTTTGATTGAAGAAGCCAAGAAGGGAGTTGCTGAGACTCCTGATAATATGAATTTCTATCGCGATATCGCGACGAACTACCGCAAGCTCGGTGATTACGACAGTGCGCTTGAGTGGGTTGCTAAGGCGCGAGAGTTGGAGGCTGGGCGTGCGGACGTGACGCTCGAGCGTTTGGTGGGGACGCTCAAGCGTGAGAAGATGCAGAAAGCAATTGCTGCGGTTGAGGCTCGTTTGGAGTCTAACCCTGAGGATGTTGCGGCCAGAACTGAACTTGAAGAACTCAAGGCAGAGGAGCATGCTTTCCGCCGTGAACAGTGTGAGGATTTGGTTCAGCGCTATCCAAATGAGTATAGCTATCGCTATGAACTTGGTGAGCTCTATTTTGAGGACGGCGAAACAGATCTGGCGATTAAGGAGCTGCAGATGGCTCAGCGTAGTCCCAAGGTGCGTGTGAGTGCGCTGATCCTGTTAGGCAAGGCGTATTTAGTTAAGGGGTTCCATGATTTGGCTGCCGAGCAGTTGACGATTGCGAAGTCTGAAATACCAGGCATGACCGAGCAGAAGAAGGATGTTTTGTATGAGTTGGGTTCTGCTTATGAGCAGCAGGGCGATATGGATCGAGCGATGATGGAGTTTAAGGCGCTCTATGGGGCAGATATCTCTTATCGGGATGTTGCTCAGAAGATCGACGATTTCTACTCCAGTAAGTAGGCGGCTGATCGCCATTGGAATGCGCTCTCGAGTGTTTGCGGTTCTCGCCGTACGCCCTTGAGGTGCGATTGTACCGAACTTTAGGTTGGCGGATTCGCGTCCATGGATCTAGGGGTGGTCAGTGATTATTTGTAAATATCTTTTAATTAAGAGCTTTGAGCGACGTCGCTAAGGCTTTTTACTTGCTCACCCCTTTTAGCTACGCAATCTATCGGTTCGTGGATCGTTCTTCATTCATTCCGAGATTATTACTTACTACAGTGTCTGGTCGCTCTATTCAGTTCGCCTGCTATTTCTCAATGTTCACTACGCAGTATATCTATGCTTAACCCCAAGACTAAAGGCCTGTTTGTCGATATCTCGGAGTTCTCGATTTTAGCCGCGAGAACATCTGGATATAAAATACCGATGGTTATTGAGGAGCTGGCTGAATATCCTTTGAGTTCTGACGATAGTGCAGTCGAGATTCGCAATTTCTTTGAACAGCTTGTTGATTTTAAGGGCGGTGGTTATTTTGTTTCCCGAGCAGGTGTTTATCCTGAAGGGCGATTTGTGCGATATTATGAGGCGGAGTCGACCAATAAGGCTAAGGACCTTGGCTTTCTGTCGGAAGTTTTGAAGTCTGAGTTCAACGTTGATCCTGACCACAACACGGTGGCGATTTTAAATGCGAACGATGGTTCAGACTTTGATCCTGTGAAAAGTTTAAATAAGCGCTTGGTATTCTGTGGCGCGCCTATTCAAGCCTTTCAATCGGAACAAGACCGTTTGCTTGAATGTGGTATCTATCCAGAGCGTTTGGAACTTTCGACTGTGACGACTTTAGGGGGGGTGAGTGACTATGCGCACTTTAACGAAATTAAGTCCCCCATACTTTGTTTTGAGTTAACCTCTCAAAGTGCTAACATTTTTATCATTAACCAAGGCCAGGTTGATGTTGCGCGGCCGGTTCCGTTTGGTCTGGATAGTATTTATCCTTTATTGCAACGAGAACTGGGCCTGAAGGACGAAACTTCTGCTCGAAAGCTCTTTTTTTCAAATACCTTCGATTTTGC
The nucleotide sequence above comes from Coraliomargarita algicola. Encoded proteins:
- a CDS encoding undecaprenyl-diphosphate phosphatase → MTFRICQLILCLVLASNWLTAAQTVPQTSTHDESPDPASLSYSDAIILGIVEGITEYLPISSTGHLILTNAILGLDSDTPIRNKNGDFIMVQDDESIAPRPYTIGEAAYAYVIVIQAGAIAAVVILYWQTILKILLGCLGKDPQGRKLALNLICAFIPAAVIGLLLNDWIEATLGDNVRAVAGALIVGAIVMLIVEKWRHHGQKGAIQSNDGPDIHQLTIRQSIMIGLFQCLAMWPGTSRSMATIVGGYLAGLSPKHAAEFSFLLGLITLTAASGYKVVSDGANMIAALDTGPVLLGCLVAFISSALAVKWLVTYLSKHGLALFAWYRIALAVAVFLVLGK
- a CDS encoding outer membrane beta-barrel protein yields the protein MKNKQFCLLTLISSGLLIQASVSASPLVSIGDNADIFFNGSSSLRWSSNIFRDETGEVDDLIWTVSPGFELNVGRGASNTDLSISTRYDVLRYQDISRMNVELFHIRAVGSYQGSRLDLNGSVAFDENKSSSGLNNVANDLIEYDTTSADVNGEYRLSPKFSFGSGFSFSSQEYSTYTERFADREKVTVPLDVFYELTPKVDLSFGATYSVTDVDATLLNPNGDYTQESFFYNFGARGNLLPKLTGSFKVGYRTKDTDRAGADEDGMLGLNASLVWAMTPKLTTTLGLSRDFGVGGEGGATEVSKINLSSSYSINSYFAASASLGYALRDYTDSNQEDDQYNAGLRLSYSPNQYWSFSTGYTYSENSSNRVGSSYEDHTLDLTATLRY
- the glmM gene encoding phosphoglucosamine mutase, encoding MTQYFGTDGIRGRFGDPIMCPDFAYRLGCALGDYLKQSRAGRQHYVVIGRDTRFSGTALCDALAAGLNQHQVYVRDAGVVPTPAVAKAVLDNQADLGIAVTASHNPACDNGIKLFDHQACKLDDVQELQIESLFDDQAASPAHMPPPETTPLDAASHYVNYLQSLMEPECLSDWRVVLDLANGATVATTPAVFQRWGAHLHLIGNQPDGLNINDGVGSECPAQLARAVLAAAANIGIAHDGDGDRLVVCDETGTIVDGDILLAILGRDAMKAGMLKSGTLVATIHSNLGLDCALRESGGRVERVGVGDRNVASRMRELGANLGGESSGHIIFSDFATTGDGLLAAIKVVELMRRTGKTLSELRQEVILFPQCTQNLRVAEKTPLEELSGLQAAIREVEASLGEDGRVLVRYSGTEPKLRLLVEGRSETEVADALKSIEIAAREGLCVIDS
- a CDS encoding polysaccharide biosynthesis/export family protein, translated to MKQLYLFITLSFCFISALATAQDSSGGDGGGGNRSSYDSGASSSAGRSGVGIVVGENYVLKPSDVISVSVYQESDLDKSVRIEGDGSVALALIGKVKLAGMTVAEAQSLVTDLYNRDYLVDPQVSLLVVEFSPKIVHILGSVNGPGQVAIPPDRDLTLTEAIAAVGGVSRIGNPKSITIKRIDEDGRARQMEVNFTRIIQDPNAKDIILQEGDTIWVPERII
- the trpD gene encoding anthranilate phosphoribosyltransferase, which translates into the protein MMEIEELTNSLRAGRDLSTGEAQHSASLLASSAVGLSAKENFLVALAEKGETAVEVAAFAAAFRELAVNPQVEAWSAGAIDVCGTGGDGSNTFNISTAVSFIVAAAGVPVFKHGNRSITSKCGSADLIEALGIRLDAPHEVIRRSLDELNFCFFFAPAFHPAFKEIMPVRQALAAAGRRSIFNLLGPLINPGRPAYQLMGVYADRWVEPIADALGAIGLKAGLVAHCTPEPGLALDELSCVGRNHVAGFGRLEARRGVLSPEEAGLTECDLDSLRGGDVEANIQTLHALFSGEADAVPLGLLHSVLLNAGAALWLAEKAEDLATGVDLAREVVESGRAAAWLKQAQSFYSTF
- a CDS encoding GumC family protein — translated: MKNDYVRGGADPNSGGYGYGYGGGYGYGGGYGYGGGYGGGYSEGGSGGPQRSFRDYFLMFRERVWYLIVAFFIIFSGSILYTFNKTKIYTAVAQVQMFRDDASALGAGVEMEQNQIHGAEDLNTQLSVFQSSSIIKGVEQRLQDEMRERFMAPYTDALSLSGPLTPLEILGRNRKVMPQRASLMINVAYSHPDPIVAAEVANLFAKEFIDYNLKLNIDGSMKAVEDLRVRADQQKERVEELELKLAEYREKNNAVSLQSDENIAGAQLTRLNEIKLTNKNVYDQLETKWNLIENYRREGKNLWELSFISEQPRVSSLLEQISGNRISISSLSKRYREKHPAMIQLLQSMQEAESELVGAVQNSVDKIYASYVEARSNFEMASQRLAEKERELIELSKTRVEYNSLLRDLEVQQNFFQALNSRMTTEKAQVNLKNPNARIIDEAFPPSEDNPSSPNVTMNLAAGFFGGIAVGVGLIFAVAFLDDRVKSAFDIEGTIGLPMLGIVPRIKKLDSNTKAQAVASNVDRHVTETFRSIHSALKLNEESKNAKIILTTSTVPSEGKSFVSSNLSLTFANHGEKTLLLDADLRLPNVARSLQLENDFGLLDHIEKGVALDEVIIKEVYPNLDVLPTGGKSKNPTQVLNSAKFEAMFADLRDRYDRIVVDSPPLAAVSDALNLLPLVDGILYVIKFNTVKRKTAVVNVRRLWESNTPVFGAILNNITSSLSSYYYSNYSDKAYQDYYIHQEEELEEELAGTVEPESEFGPKA
- a CDS encoding tetratricopeptide repeat protein, which codes for MEEVALKDLDTRLQKQIENARKAVDKNPSYAVDILINIVSRNVACLEARKILRQAQQRATKGKTKGFGGLLSKVTSIPFSMGSESKIKKDPQKAIDAAEQILNSNPDNVTGHKILGAAAEALELYSTAVFAYESVRKLEPNNLENIKALMSVHIKTGNSEEAIRIGEAAYRANPSDDEVQTLIKKASVEQTMEKGKWEEDKSFRDKLKDGDESQKLEQASRAKTGDAALLSLIEEAKKGVAETPDNMNFYRDIATNYRKLGDYDSALEWVAKARELEAGRADVTLERLVGTLKREKMQKAIAAVEARLESNPEDVAARTELEELKAEEHAFRREQCEDLVQRYPNEYSYRYELGELYFEDGETDLAIKELQMAQRSPKVRVSALILLGKAYLVKGFHDLAAEQLTIAKSEIPGMTEQKKDVLYELGSAYEQQGDMDRAMMEFKALYGADISYRDVAQKIDDFYSSK